The following are encoded in a window of Prochlorococcus marinus str. MIT 1013 genomic DNA:
- a CDS encoding tetratricopeptide repeat protein: protein MTEGKRNHKQSGFEVETFPVPFALEETQENFTSISLTSFQKPKEQIINQAFKFHSQGNIPEALKYYEYFINQGYKDHRVFSNYGIILKTLGKLKEAELSIRKAIKLNPDYAEAYLNLGNVLNNLYNLKGAEKSYRKAIELNPNFAKAHSNLGTLLKDLGKLEEAELSTRKAIQLKPNFAEAYSNLGTISHTLGKISDSYKYLLSASKYAPNNIFYFINANLRLSTIMKSNSQIDKERSQYKQAINRLKNKKNMYYQEPMSFITSIFYLAYQNRADDREILEEFSDVISKANGMICNGFTQEQYLFSSSKRKNFKIGVCSMFLYKNHSVGKCFINVLKDLSETDIDMTLYVIPNNQSNYLTKEKYLRKENYIRKERNAYFKKIINLPNNPQMASKKILSDQLDLIFYPDIGMDSFSYIMALSRLALVQVTSLGHGSTSGIKNIDYYITHRNEPEKSDLEYTETLIRFRRLPFNFAVPEIDENNIKLKNILNSKSRFYIGLIQSLVKIHPNFDEILESILSKIDNSYLVIITDKSNYNFKTLQDRWNKKNELLIERSIFINSTGRDDFLNITRSCDIMLDPFYFGGGVTFYEAMAYGIPFITYPHNQKVRIVSAGYEQMKIKNPPIAKSPEDYINWCIKYSQDKLLLESIKKELKQQAEKYLFNDNEIYKDYYEFFTDSIKKAREYI, encoded by the coding sequence TTGACCGAAGGAAAAAGAAATCACAAGCAATCAGGATTTGAAGTAGAAACATTCCCAGTTCCATTTGCTTTAGAAGAAACACAAGAGAATTTTACAAGTATCTCACTCACTTCTTTTCAAAAACCTAAAGAACAAATAATTAATCAAGCATTCAAGTTTCATTCACAAGGAAATATACCAGAAGCATTAAAGTATTATGAATACTTTATAAATCAAGGATATAAAGATCACAGAGTTTTTTCTAATTATGGAATCATCTTAAAAACTCTTGGTAAGTTAAAAGAAGCAGAATTATCAATCCGGAAAGCAATTAAACTTAATCCTGATTATGCAGAGGCTTATTTAAATCTTGGAAATGTACTTAATAATCTGTACAACTTAAAAGGTGCTGAAAAATCCTATCGCAAAGCAATTGAACTTAATCCTAATTTTGCTAAGGCACATTCAAATCTAGGAACCCTTCTAAAAGATCTTGGTAAATTAGAAGAAGCAGAATTATCAACTCGTAAAGCGATTCAACTTAAACCTAACTTCGCAGAGGCATATTCAAATCTAGGAACCATATCTCATACTCTTGGTAAAATATCAGATTCATATAAATATTTGTTATCTGCATCTAAGTATGCCCCAAATAATATTTTTTATTTTATAAATGCGAATCTAAGACTTTCTACAATAATGAAAAGTAATTCACAAATCGATAAAGAAAGAAGTCAATATAAACAAGCAATCAATCGTTTAAAAAATAAGAAAAATATGTATTATCAAGAACCCATGTCATTCATTACTAGTATTTTTTATTTAGCCTACCAAAATAGGGCCGATGACAGAGAGATTCTTGAAGAATTTTCTGACGTAATTTCAAAGGCAAATGGAATGATATGCAATGGATTTACGCAAGAACAATACTTATTTTCGTCAAGCAAAAGAAAAAATTTTAAAATAGGAGTTTGCTCTATGTTTCTTTATAAAAATCATAGTGTAGGTAAATGTTTCATTAACGTCTTAAAAGACTTATCAGAGACTGATATTGACATGACATTATATGTTATTCCTAATAATCAAAGTAATTATTTAACAAAAGAAAAATATCTAAGAAAAGAAAATTATATAAGAAAAGAACGTAATGCGTATTTTAAAAAAATAATTAATTTACCTAATAATCCACAAATGGCATCAAAAAAAATACTTTCAGATCAACTAGATTTGATCTTTTATCCAGATATTGGTATGGACAGTTTTTCATATATTATGGCTTTATCAAGATTAGCATTAGTGCAAGTTACTAGCTTGGGACATGGCTCTACATCGGGTATTAAAAATATTGATTATTATATAACTCATAGAAATGAACCTGAAAAATCAGATTTAGAATATACAGAGACCTTAATAAGATTTAGAAGATTACCTTTCAATTTCGCTGTTCCAGAAATAGATGAAAACAACATTAAACTTAAAAATATACTAAATTCAAAAAGTAGATTCTATATTGGCTTAATTCAATCATTAGTTAAAATTCATCCAAATTTTGACGAAATACTTGAGTCAATCTTATCAAAAATTGATAACTCATATTTAGTTATAATTACAGATAAGAGTAATTATAACTTCAAAACACTCCAAGATCGATGGAACAAAAAAAATGAATTATTGATAGAAAGATCAATTTTTATTAATAGTACTGGGAGAGATGATTTTCTCAACATAACAAGAAGCTGCGATATAATGTTAGATCCTTTCTACTTTGGAGGTGGCGTAACTTTTTATGAGGCAATGGCTTATGGAATCCCATTTATCACTTACCCTCATAATCAAAAAGTGAGGATAGTCTCAGCAGGTTATGAACAAATGAAAATAAAAAATCCACCTATCGCTAAATCTCCAGAGGATTATATTAATTGGTGTATAAAGTATTCTCAAGATAAATTATTATTAGAATCAATAAAAAAAGAATTAAAACAACAAGCAGAAAAATATTTATTCAATGACAATGAAATATACAAAGATTACTATGAGTTCTTTACAGATTCTATTAAAAAAGCAAGGGAATATATT